acgaggttgggctttttgttcatggttttccctctagattaatctgccattcaaatttgaacaccgattttttagtcgaaattcatgtctaaatcttaccctaaGATTCGCATATAAGTAGTACGCGCGACTTCCAACATTCGCAtgtagacattggtcaaaatttcccacctccataactcgtcCAAATGTCATCCGattcttacgaggttgggctttttgttcatggttttccctctagattaatctgccattcaaatctgaacaccgattttttagtcgaaattcatgtccaaatcttaccctaaGATTCGCATATAAGTAGTACGCGCGACTTCCAAGAtttgtatatagacatgggtgaaaatttcccacttccataacttggctaaatctcatccgattttcatgaggtttgtctttttcttcatggatttccctctatatttatctggcattcaaatttgaacaccgattttttggtcgaaattcatgtccaaatcttaccctgagatacgtatatagacattggtcaaaacttcccacctccataactcggccaaatctcatcagatttttacgaggttgggttttttgttcatggtttttcctctagattaatctggcattcaaatcggAGCACCGatattttagtcgaaattcatgtccaaatcttaccctaagatacgtatatagacattggtcaaaacttcccaccttcataactcggccaaatcttatcagatttttacgaggttggcttttttgttcatggtttttcctatagattaatctggcattcaaatcggaacaccgattttttagtcgaaattcatgtctaaatgttacCCTAAGATTCGCATATAAGTAGTACGCGCGACttccaagattcgtatatagacatgggtgaAAATTTCACACTTccataacttggccaaatctcatcagattttaaCGAGGTTGGGCTcattattcatggttttccctctagattaatctggcattggtcaaaacttcccaccttcataactcggccaaatctcatccgattgttacgaggttgggctttttgttcatggttttccctctagattaatctggcattcaaatcggAGCACCGatattttagtcgaaattcatgtccaaatcttaccctaaGATTCGCATAGAGTATGTGCGATGtccaagattcgtatagagacattagtcaaaatttcccacctccataactcggccaaatctcatcagattttaacgaggttgggctttttgttcatggttttccctatAGATTAATGTGGCGTTCAAATttaacaccgattttttagtcgaaattcatgtccaaatcttaccctaagatacgtatatagacattggtcaaaatttcccacctccataactcggccaaatctcatccgatatttacgaggttgggctcattattcatggttttccctctagattaatctgccattcaaatttgaacaccgatttttcaGTCGATATTCATGTCTTAAACTTACCCTAAGATTCGCATATAAGTAGTACGCGCGACttccaagattcgtatatagacatgggtgaaaatttcccacttccataacttggctaaatctcatccgatttttacgaggttaggctttttgttcatggttttccctatAGATTAATGTGGCGTTCAAAtttgaacaccgatttttcagtcgaaattcatgtccaaatcttaccctaagatacgtatatagacattggtcaaaatttcccacctccataactcggccaaatctcatccgatatttacgaggttgggctttttgttcatggttttccctctagattaatctggcattcaaatttgaacaccgattttttagtcgaaattcatgtccaaatcttaccacAAGATacgtatatagacattggtcaaaacttcccacctccataactcggccaaatctcatccgatttttacgaggttgggctttttgttcatgggttTCCcactagattaatctggcattcaaatttgagcaccgattttttagtcgaaattcatgtccaaatcttaccctaaGACTCGCATATAAGTAGTACGCGCGATGTCCAACATTCGTAtttagacattggtcaaaacttcccacctccaCAACTCGGccatcatccgatttttacgaggttgggctttttgttcatggttttccctctagattaatctggcattcaaatctgatcACCGATTTttcagtcgaaattcatgtccaaatcttaccctaaGTTTCGCTATAGTACGCGCGATCTTCAAGATTcgatatagacattggtcaaaacttcccacctcgATAACTCgtccaaatctcatccgatttttacgaggttgggctttttgttcatggttttccctctagattaatcgggcattcaaatctgatcACCGATTTttcagtcgaaattcatgtccaaatcttaccctcAGATTCGCATATAAGTGTACGCGCGATGTCCAACATTCGTAtttagacattggtcaaaacttcccacctccataactcggccaaaattcatccgatttttacgaggttgggctttttgttcatggttttccctctagattaatctggcattcaaatttgaacaccgattttttagtcgaaattcatgtctaaatcttaccctaaGATTCGCATATAAGTAGTACGCGCGACttccaagattcgtatatagacatgggtgaaaatttcccacttccataacttggctaaatctcatccgatttttacgaggttgggctttttgttcatggttttccctctagattaatctggcattcaaatttaaacaccgatttttaagtcgaaattcatgtccaaatcttaccctaagatacgtatatagacattggtcaaaacttcccaccttcataactcggccaaatctcattcgatttttacgaggttgggctttttgttcatggttttccctctagattaatctagcATTCAAATCTGATCACCGATTTttcagtcgaaattcatgtccaaatcttaccctaaGATTCGCATATAAGTAGTACGCGCGATGTCCAACATTCGTAtttagacattggtcaaaacttcccacctccaCAACTctgccaaatctcatccgatttttacgaggttgggctttttgttcatgcttttccctctagattaatctgccattcaaatttgaacaccgatttttcaGTCGATATTCATGTCTTAAACTTACCCTAAGATTCGCATATAAGTAGTACGCGCGACttccaagattcgtatatagacatgggtgaaaatttcccacttccataacttggctaaatctcatccgatttttacgaggttaggctttttgttcatggttttccctatAGATTAATGTGGCGTTCAAAtttgaacaccgatttttcagtcgaaattcatgtccaaatcttaccctaagatacgtatatagacattggtcaaaatttcccacctccataactcggccaaatctcatccgatatttacgaggttgggctttttgttcatggttttccctctagattaatctggcattcaaatttgaacaccgattttttagtcgaaattcatgtccaaatcttaccacAAGATacgtatatagacattggtcaaaacttcccacctccataactcggccaaatctcatccgatttttacgaggttgggctttttgttcatgggttTCCcactagattaatctggcattcaaatttgagcaccgattttttagtcgaaattcatgtccaaatcttaccctaaGACTCGCATATAAGTAGTACGCGCGATGTCCAACATTCGTAtttagacattggtcaaaacttcccacctccaCAACTCGGccatcatccgatttttacgaggttgggctttttgttcatggttttccctctagattaatctggcattcaaatctgatcACCGATTTttcagtcgaaattcatgtccaaatcttaccctaaGTTTCGCTATAGTACGCGCGATCTTCAAGATTcgatatagacattggtcaaaacttcccacctcgATAACTCgtccaaatctcatccgatttttacgaggttgggctttttgttcatggttttccctctagattaatcgggcattcaaatctgatcACCGATTTttcagtcgaaattcatgtccaaatcttaccctcAGATTCGCATATAAGTGTACGCGCGATGTCCAACATTCGTAtttagacattggtcaaaacttcccacctccataactcggccaaaattcatccgatttttacgaggttgggctttttgttcatggttttccctctagattaatctggcattcaaatttgaacaccgattttttagtcgaaattcatgtctaaatcttaccctaaGATTCGCATATAAGTAGTACGCGCGACttccaagattcgtatatagacatgggtgaaaatttcccacttccataacttggctaaatctcatccgatttttacgaggttgggctttttgttcatggttttccctctagattaatctggcattcaaatttaaacaccgatttttaagtcgaaattcatgtccaaatcttaccctaagatacgtatatagacattggtcaaaacttcccaccttcataactcggccaaatctcattcgatttttacgaggttgggctttttgttcatggttttccctctagattaatctagcATTCAAATCTGATCACCGATTTttcagtcgaaattcatgtccaaatcttaccctaaGATTCGCATATAAGTAGTACGCGCGATGTCCAACATTCGTAtttagacattggtcaaaacttcccaccttcataactcggccaaatctcatccgatttttacgaggttgggctttttgttcatggttttccctctagattaatctggcattcaaatttgaacaccgattttttagtcgaaattcatgccCAAATCTTACCCTCAGATTCGCATATAGTACGCGCGATGTCCAACATTCGTAtttagacattggtcaaaacttcccacctccataacttggccaaatctcatccgatttttacgaggttgggctttttgttcatggttttccctcaaGATTAATcttgcattcaaatttgaacaccgattttttagtcgaaattcatgtccaaatcttaccctaagatacgtatatagacattggtcaaaacttcccaccttcataactcggccaaatctcattcgatttttacgaggttgggctttttgttcatggttttccctctagattaatctggcattcaaatttgaacaccgattttttagtcgaaattcatgtccaaatcttaccctcAGATTCGCATGTAGTACGCGCGATGTCCAACATTCGTAtttagacattggtcaaaacttcccacctccataactcggccaaaattcatccgatttttacgaggttgggctttttgttcatggttttccctctagactaatctggcattcaaatctgatcACCGATTTttcagtcgaaattcatgtccaaatcttaccctaaGATTCGCATATAAGTAGTACGCGCGACttccaagattcgtatatagacatgggtgaaaatttcccacttccataacttggctaaatctcatccgatttttacgaggttgggctttttgttcatggttttccctctagactaatctggcattcaaatctgatcACCGATTTttcagtcgaaattcatgtccaaatcttaccctaaGATTCGCATATAAGTAGTACGCGCGACttccaagattcgtatatagacatgggtgaAAATTTCACACTTCCATAACTTGGctaaatctcatccgatttttacgaggtttggctttttattcatggttttccctctagattaatctggcattcaaatctgatcaccgattttttagtcgaaattcatgtccaaatcttaccctaagatacgtatatagacattggtcaaaacttcccaccttcataactcggccaaatctcatccgatttttacgaggttgggctttttgttcatggttttccctctagattaatctggcattcaaatttgaacaccgatttttatgTCGAAATTCATGCCCAAATCTTACCCTCAGATTCGCATATACTTAGTACGCGCGATGTCCAACATTCGTAtttagacattggtcaaaacttcccacctccataactcggccaaatctcatccgatttttacgaggttgggctttttgttcatggttttccctctagattaatctggcattcaaatttgaacaccgattttttagtcgaaattcatgcccaaatcttaccctaagatacgtatatagacattggtcaaaacttcccaccttCATAACTTGGctaaatctcatccgatttttacgaggttgggctttttgttcatggttttccctctagattaatgtgGCGTTCAAAtttgaacaccgattttttagtcgaaattcatgtccaaatcttaccctcAGATTCGCATATAGTACGCGCGATGTCCAACATTCGTAtttagacattggtcaaaacttccaacctccataactcggccaaatctcatccgatatttgcgaggttgggctttttgttcatggttttccctctagattaatctggcattcaaatttgaacatcgattttttagtcgaaattcatgtccaaatcttcgtatatagacattggtcaaaacttcccacctccataactcggccaaatctcatccgatttttacgaggttgggctttttgttcatggttttccctctagattaatccggcattcaaatttgaacaccgattttttagtcgaaattcatgtccaaatcttaccctaagatacgtatatagacattggtcaaaacttcccaccttcataactcggctaaatctcatccgatttttacgaggttgggctttttgttcatggttttccctctagattaatctggcattcaaatctgatcACCGATTTttcagtcgaaattcatgtccaaatcttaccctaaGATTCGCATATAAGTAGTACGCGCGATTTCCAAGATTCggatatagacattggtcacaacttcccacctccacaactcggccaaatctcatccgatttttacgaggttgggctttttattcattgttttccctctagattaatctggcattcaaatctgaacaccgatttttcagtcgaaattcatgtccaaatcttaccccaaggttcgtatatagacatgggtcaaaatttcccacctccatagcTCGGCCAAATcgcatccgatttttacgaggttgggatttttgtttatgattttacctctagattaatgttgctttcaaatttgaacaccgatttttttaTAGAAGAACATGTCTaattaccccaagattcgtatatagttGCGCATAGTCATAGGTCACGATTTCCCACATTCATATCTCgctcaaatctcatccgattcttacgAGGTTTGGGTCTTTTTTCGTGGTTTGGTGTCGTTATCAATCTGGCAACAACATTCTTGATCAAAACTCACGTAGAAATGGTTATAGAATTCTccctatttatatataaaaagtcgTAAGTCTTATGTCTTAAAGTGTTTTTAACATACGGCTACCTGCCTATAGTCTCTATTTTTTAGTTATTCCCATCTGAACCTAGTCTAATCAAATTTGCTGCATTTCTTTCCAAGATTGTCCTTAAGCCATGGACAATATTACGAAGAATTATGCGGAGagtaatacatttttaagaaTATATCTAGTGCTGAGTTAATAAGacttgatataaataaaacaaattgctgtttgtgtttttcgcttttttggATGCCAAAAAAGttgcataattttattattattgtacgTTTCCTGTTtgaatatataagtatgtatatataagtaataATGAAATCGTTTCgtttaaaaattgttcaaaggCAAAAATGTACATAATTAATActcgtatgtatgtatgtatgttgcaTGTAATTGATTATTGAAttgttcatatttatttaaatgtatgcatatagAATTTATTGATAATTGTAATGAAGTGCGCTAAAAAGAATACTCTTGTGAGATCTGACTTGGAATGAACACTACACGCAAATTTATCTAAGCAAttgcaaatttgaatttgatatTTTGACATTGAATTTGAGTTCGAATTTCGATTTTCATAAACCCTACAATAATTGGATACGTAACTGGCGATTGCAGCAATGAGATGCAGCGCATGAGCAGAATTTCCgtactatatatatagtatatatataaatatatatatatatatatacatactgtacatatatatatatactttaaagttctatTAAGTATGGGGTAAAACAGTTCTGTCTATCGATATCGTTTTTTGGTTATTGTATGTACAATAAATTcgtattacatttatttattgtatatgtgtgtgagaaAGTCGTCGATTACGTTGTTTTTGGGTTTTGTAAGTTTGTTAGGTAGGtattattcatatacatatagttcTTATAAGGCAGCTGTTGAAAGCGAATTCGTTCAACTGGCTGTCGTCCGATGAactctgtatatatatatatatatatgctatataagTCGGTAGTtctattgtatttgtattccttttactatacatatatatatatatatatatatatatccagtACTTGATTATTTATAGTGTATATGTAGTATTCCTTTCTATATGGCCATATAGATGTACAatcttaaagtttttttttattttcttaatatttgaAACATTTCAACTAGATTCGGCTTATGCGCCACAGCTAACGAGCTGTACAAATTGTTCTATCACAATCGGTACATACAGCTATAGATCAAATTGTAAATGCATTACGAGTATGTCTGTGTACGTATATGTatgtcatatatatacatgcatatataatgtatgtataagAAATTTATCTATCGTCTATTTGGACTATATGTATTGTTCTTGCTATGGATAACCACGAATTAACATCTTATAGGctaaacatttacaaaaacaCATTTCGACAGCTTTTTTATGCACCTTCTTCTACTTAACATTTCACAACTAGATTTGACGAAAATTCAAAACCAAACCAACCATTTTTGAGTATCGCAAAATGTATTATCCAATATGTCAATTCAGCCATTTTCCAGCCAAAAATGGGGATTACATTTTTGGCTAGCTTTTGGCATGAGAATGACAAGTTTAGCCATTTTCAACAATGTTTTTCgctactttatttttttaaagcagCAGTTTGCAACACTGTCTTTTATGCTAATTGGTGTAATTCGTTTTAATATTCTCAAAACTGGTTGGTTTTAGAATTTTCACTAGTCGCTACGGGCTTGCTTGCTTAAGACCCTAATTGGtctaaattttatatttaataaatagtaCTCCTGACTTTTCCATTGTGTGGAAACAATGGTCTgcattatatttaataaatagtaCTCCTGACTTTTCCATTATGTGAATATAATGGtttgaattatattttataaatagtaCTCCTGACTTTTCCATATTGTGGAATCAATGCATTTGAAATCGCACTTAATGGTACCTAGAACTAAGTTTTTGATTCTATTCTGAATCGTTGTATGTGTTCAGTGtagatgtgtgcgtgtgtgtttcttATGTGTGGAATGCGCTGCACAGCTGAGAATGTTAACTGCTGAACATACTGTTAAGGCTATGTTAATTAACATGGCAGTGGCGCTTCCTTCTTTCTTTAAACTTGTGCAGCTTATTCAATATTCGGCAATGCCGAAACTCCTTTCCTTTGGGGTAGGTTTTCCTTTGCATTTACATGGCCGACGAGATCTGCTGCGTCTGCTggtattgttgctgctgctgcggctgctgtagctgtggctgtggctgcatTTGAAGCTGCAGCGCCGGTTCCTGCAGCATCTGGGGCGACGGCGagtattgctgctgctgctgatgcagttgctgctgctgttgcagcagctgttgttgttgctgtagctgcaCCTGCTGCTGTGCTGCAACGGCTGCAGCCGCATTCTGCTGCGAGGACGCCTCCGATGTTTTCAGGAAATATGTTATCAAGTCGATGGGCAGCGGGAACACAATTGTCGAGTTCTTCTCCGCGGATATGGTGTTGAGTGTCTGGCCATAAATCAATGCAATATATAAGTATAGTTTAAGGGAAGCGAGTTCAATGGCCACGCCTACCTGCAGAtagcgcagctgcagcgctgCCGGCGAATCGCCAATCACCTCGGATGCCTCGCGCAGCGCTCGTGAGGCCTTCTGCTCACCTTCGGCGGCAATCACCTTCGCGCGCGCTTCACGCGCCGCCTCCGCCTCGGCGGCCATCGCGCGCTGCAGTTGCACGGGCAGACGCACATCCTTGCTGTTCAGATGCGTCCAGGAAAAGGAAGGAACTTAGATTAGCCATTTGCACTTACAAACCGCGGCAGGCAGGCTCGTGTCGCTGTAAACTGATTCAGAAAACATGCGAGTGGCATGCAACGACTACAATGAAAGGCTATTCCAGGGGGGCGGGGGAACCCCACTCGGTGTCTATGTGAATGttcttttaattgaaaactgaACTGTTTCATTGCCAAATGAGACGCGTTTAAGGCTCAGCCTTGGTCAGGCGCGAAACATAAAAGGTCATTAGGCTGATGCCGCTTTTTTCTTCTCTAGGCCGTATTCATGATTAATGTGAGCTctatttaaatgaatgctTCTTGAATTAATCAGATTGCCTAGAGGTTTTGCAGTCCCTTTTATAAGTTTGCTGAAGAGGAAATGAATATGAGCTACTTTTTGTAGAATCTTGCAAAGGAtagcttatttattttacaaagAGCCCAAAGcgttaaaatatattcttaatagGTATCAAGACCGAGTCGGTATAGATTACATCGCCCTTCTACTTTTATGCGAAAGCTACTCTCTCAATATTTTAACTATATGCTGctcatttttttcatttctccCACAATAACCTAAATTATCTGCAAGctgttattaaattattttctccACAACGGTATTTGATCTTCGTATTTTCCTACTTTTTGTAAATGTATAAAACATTCTTAGCATTTACAAGAATTCAAATGGCAAGCAAAATACCATAACTATCGAACTACTGCCTATAGCTTTAACCTACTACATATTTAAGGGTATTCAACGCTCGGTTTCGCAACATAAACTTGTCTTgccttttcttcttcttttgccCACTAATGCTCACAGCATTTGCCATAAAATGTCATGTTCATATTTTATTGGCCTTGACAAAGAAATTTATCGCCtgattaatttcataaaaattgttcgccggacaacaacagcaaccaaaCTGAAGCCGAAGACTGTcgtaaaaatttaacaattttcatgGACAAAAAGCGACAAAAGGGCGTGGCCGCAGCTAAGccacaacaggaacaacaacaacaacaacaacaagaaaataacaacaacatgaaatGCGTCAAGTTGTTTTGGCCAGTGCAGCCGCTGGGACATGACCACAGAATGTTGTTGAGGTtgtcaatgttgttgttgtggttgttgctgttgttgttgttgctgctgctcttgttcgCCATTTTGTTGGTCATGTATTTGACAAGCTGTCAGTCGGCTTAGACCTGCGCCAGCAGCAGTTGTTGAcattttagctattttctaGTTTTATTTCGCTTTAGAGCGTGTCGTGAAACAGCTGAACTTTAAACAGCTTAAATTACTTTTTGGCTGCCTACTTAAtctattatttatgttaatacAGCTCTTTCGGCTGTTTCCTTATATTGAATTTAGCTACTACCTTTCTTAACGACTCGGCAACACTGGCCAGAAGCTATAGCTGAAAATTGAGCTATTTTTTCATTGCATTGCGAAAACGACTAATGCGTCTACTACTTTTTTGAACTGTCCTTCGGCAACACTGGCCTGAAGCTTTAACTATAGTACTTGTCCTAATGTCACAATTAGCTAGCTATTTTCTAACATTGCATTTGGCTAATACTTTTTTGCACCGTCCCTTGGCAAcactggccagcagcagctgtcgcTTAGGCTTTagctggagctggaactgaagcagcagctggctcATCCACTTGTCCCAGCGCGGctaataataaattacaacAAGGCAACAACTGTGATGGCAGACAAAGGCCAGGCAACCCCCTGCCTCGGTATCCGCCCCTAACCCCCCTGGTTGGTGTAATAAAAGGCTGCCAACATAATGGCACACCACCTACATTTTGACATAGAAACCTTTGTGTGTAAAgactgtgcgtgtgtaagtgtgtgtgtgtgtgtgtgtgagcgtgatAGAAAAAGTTGCACTACTTACATTTCAACACGTTCAACTTTGATGCCCCAAGCATCGGTGGCTTCGTCGAGCTGAACCTGTTT
The sequence above is a segment of the Drosophila virilis strain 15010-1051.87 chromosome 3, Dvir_AGI_RSII-ME, whole genome shotgun sequence genome. Coding sequences within it:
- the LOC6636598 gene encoding band 7 protein AGAP004871 isoform X7, whose protein sequence is MSTNSRSSQAILADEDISDKASTCGKLLIFLSVALVIMTLPFSLFVCFKVVQEYERAVIFRLGRLMQGGAKGPGIFFILPCIDSYARVDLRTRTYDVPPQEVLTKDSVTVSVDAVVYYRVSNATVSIANVENAHHSTRLLAQTTLRNTMGTRHLHEILSERMTISGTMQVQLDEATDAWGIKVERVEIKDVRLPVQLQRAMAAEAEAAREARAKVIAAEGEQKASRALREASEVIGDSPAALQLRYLQTLNTISAEKNSTIVFPLPIDLITYFLKTSEASSQQNAAAAVAAQQQVQLQQQQQLLQQQQQLHQQQQQYSPSPQMLQEPALQLQMQPQPQLQQPQQQQQYQQTQQISSAM